One region of Ferrovum sp. JA12 genomic DNA includes:
- the nuoE gene encoding NADH-quinone oxidoreductase subunit NuoE: MSLLSKASLEKIDHEINKYPPEQKQSAVMSALRIAQEEHGWLSTEVMDSVAAYLGMPTIAVYEVATFYEMYNTKPMGKYKLTLCTNLPCALSGADAVCKKLKERLGIDFNEVTADGLFSLKEGQCFGACGDAPVLLINNHEMRSFVSEEKLDDLLKELQS, from the coding sequence GTGAGCTTATTATCTAAAGCATCCCTTGAAAAAATCGATCACGAGATAAACAAGTATCCTCCCGAGCAAAAACAATCGGCTGTGATGTCAGCCTTAAGAATTGCTCAGGAGGAGCATGGTTGGTTATCTACAGAGGTTATGGATAGTGTGGCGGCTTATTTAGGTATGCCGACCATCGCCGTGTATGAAGTGGCCACCTTCTATGAGATGTATAACACTAAACCTATGGGTAAGTATAAGCTTACTCTTTGTACTAATTTGCCTTGCGCTCTCTCTGGTGCGGATGCTGTATGTAAAAAACTCAAGGAGCGATTAGGCATTGACTTTAACGAAGTGACTGCAGATGGGCTCTTTAGTCTTAAGGAAGGGCAATGCTTTGGGGCCTGTGGCGATGCGCCTGTGCTCTTAATCAATAACCATGAGATGCGCTCTTTTGTGAGTGAAGAGAAATTAGACGACTTGTTAAAGGAGTTACAGTCATGA
- the nuoF gene encoding NADH-quinone oxidoreductase subunit NuoF, giving the protein MTQVILGQLGDNKEHTWRLNDYVKRGGYEALKKILSGMSAEAVIDEVKKSGLRGRGGAGFPTGTKWTFMPKEVSGERYVVCNSDEGEPGTFKDRDILRYNPHAVIEGMIIAGFAMRATRGYNYIHGEIWSVYERCEEAVAEARAAGFLGERILGSDFSFELFNHHGYGAYICGEETALLESLEGKKGQPRYKPPFPATYGLYGRPTTINNTETFANIPWIIRQGGEAYLNLGRPNNGGTKIFSVSGHVNRPGNYEVPLGTPFAQLLEMAGGMRGGKTIKAVIPGGSSMPVIPGHIMMDTDMDYDSIAKAGSMLGSGAVIVMDESTCMVRALERLSYFYHEESCGQCTPCREGTGWLYRVVHRIEKGEGRSDDLDLLLSLSNNIQGRTICALGDAAAMPVRAFVTHYRDEFEYHITHKHCLVGATQVSEKAA; this is encoded by the coding sequence ATGACCCAAGTGATATTAGGTCAACTAGGTGACAACAAAGAACATACGTGGCGTTTAAATGATTATGTGAAACGCGGTGGCTATGAAGCCCTTAAAAAAATATTAAGTGGCATGAGTGCTGAGGCGGTGATTGATGAGGTGAAAAAGTCTGGTTTGCGCGGACGAGGCGGAGCGGGTTTTCCTACTGGCACCAAATGGACCTTTATGCCCAAAGAAGTGAGTGGTGAACGCTATGTGGTGTGTAACTCAGATGAAGGAGAGCCTGGTACTTTTAAAGATCGCGATATCCTGCGTTATAATCCCCATGCGGTGATTGAGGGCATGATTATAGCGGGTTTTGCGATGCGTGCTACCCGCGGTTACAACTATATTCATGGCGAGATTTGGTCAGTGTATGAGCGTTGTGAAGAAGCGGTTGCCGAAGCAAGAGCGGCAGGGTTTTTAGGCGAGCGTATTTTAGGCAGTGACTTTTCTTTTGAATTGTTTAATCACCATGGTTATGGCGCTTATATTTGTGGCGAAGAAACAGCCCTGTTAGAGTCACTGGAAGGAAAAAAAGGTCAGCCACGTTACAAACCTCCTTTTCCAGCCACCTATGGCTTATATGGTCGGCCTACCACCATTAATAATACAGAAACCTTTGCTAATATTCCCTGGATTATCCGTCAGGGGGGGGAAGCTTATCTGAATTTGGGTCGTCCAAATAACGGTGGTACCAAAATTTTTTCCGTATCAGGACATGTGAATCGCCCCGGTAATTACGAGGTCCCCCTGGGCACTCCTTTTGCTCAATTATTGGAGATGGCGGGAGGTATGAGAGGGGGTAAGACAATTAAAGCGGTGATTCCCGGTGGTTCCTCTATGCCTGTTATTCCTGGACACATCATGATGGACACGGATATGGATTACGACTCTATTGCTAAGGCAGGGTCTATGCTAGGTTCCGGTGCTGTTATTGTCATGGATGAGAGTACTTGCATGGTCAGAGCATTGGAGAGATTGTCTTACTTTTATCATGAAGAGTCCTGTGGTCAATGTACTCCGTGTCGAGAGGGCACAGGCTGGTTGTATCGTGTTGTTCACCGTATCGAAAAAGGTGAGGGACGTAGTGACGACTTGGATTTATTGTTATCCTTAAGCAACAATATTCAAGGGCGAACCATTTGCGCCCTAGGGGACGCAGCAGCCATGCCTGTACGCGCTTT